The following proteins are co-located in the Siansivirga zeaxanthinifaciens CC-SAMT-1 genome:
- the cyoE gene encoding heme o synthase, whose protein sequence is MKYLCTRYLKAIKEIERLGNTKTSLATPSVVSDFKEITKMRLALSVVFSSVAGYLLGVDTVNYKTLILLALGGYFMVGASNAFNQIIEKDLDALMHRTKNRPVPAGRLSVTSAFVIASVFTLLGIVILYTINKQTAMFGAISIFLYTCVYTPLKTKTPLAVFVGAIPGAIPFMLGWVAATDNFGIEPGTLFALQFFWQFPHFWAIGWFLYDDYKRGGFYMLPTGKQDKGTAVQVVMYTIWTIIISVLPVFGFTGTLHLSVVAAVVVFILGLVMLNYAIRLFKDMTVKAARVLMLVSVLYITLVQIVYVIDKFIR, encoded by the coding sequence ATGAAGTATCTTTGCACTCGCTATTTAAAAGCGATTAAGGAAATAGAAAGATTGGGGAATACAAAGACGTCATTAGCAACACCTTCGGTTGTTTCAGATTTTAAGGAAATTACAAAAATGCGTTTGGCGTTAAGTGTGGTTTTCTCGTCTGTTGCAGGCTATTTATTGGGTGTTGATACCGTAAATTATAAGACTTTAATTTTGTTAGCATTGGGCGGCTATTTTATGGTTGGTGCATCGAATGCTTTTAATCAAATTATTGAGAAAGATTTAGATGCTCTAATGCATAGAACTAAAAACAGACCGGTTCCTGCTGGACGCTTATCGGTAACTTCGGCTTTTGTTATAGCCAGTGTTTTTACTTTGTTAGGCATTGTTATCTTGTATACCATAAACAAGCAAACAGCGATGTTTGGTGCCATTTCTATTTTTTTATATACCTGTGTTTATACCCCTTTAAAAACTAAAACGCCTTTGGCTGTTTTTGTAGGTGCTATTCCGGGAGCGATTCCGTTTATGTTAGGTTGGGTCGCTGCTACAGATAATTTTGGTATTGAACCGGGTACGTTATTTGCTTTGCAGTTTTTTTGGCAATTTCCGCATTTTTGGGCTATAGGTTGGTTTTTATACGACGATTATAAACGTGGTGGTTTTTATATGTTACCAACCGGAAAACAAGATAAGGGAACAGCGGTGCAAGTTGTTATGTATACCATCTGGACTATTATTATTTCTGTGTTGCCTGTTTTTGGTTTTACGGGAACTTTGCATTTGTCTGTTGTTGCGGCCGTTGTGGTTTTTATTTTAGGTTTAGTTATGCTTAATTACGCGATTCGTTTATTTAAAGATATGACGGTAAAAGCGGCGCGAGTTTTAATGTTAGTAAGTGTTTTGTATATAACACTTGTGCAAATTGTATATGTAATTGATAAATTTATAAGATAA
- a CDS encoding cytochrome c oxidase subunit 3 encodes MDLTQGTAEEKNNRAKKMMLWFGIISLVMSFAGWTSAFVVSSSRPDWLKDFQLPNAFIISTVVIIISSLTILLAKSALKKGNRNATTMWLLATLVLGVVFIFNQFSGFQQIINLGYNFTGPTSNVTMSYIYLIAVVHILHVVVGLICLLVVIYNHFKLRYSATQMLGFELASTFWHFIDILWVYLFLFLYFVR; translated from the coding sequence ATGGATTTAACTCAAGGTACTGCAGAGGAAAAAAATAACCGAGCAAAAAAAATGATGCTTTGGTTTGGTATTATTTCGTTAGTGATGTCTTTCGCTGGTTGGACGAGTGCTTTTGTTGTAAGTAGCTCTAGGCCCGATTGGTTAAAAGATTTTCAATTGCCTAACGCGTTTATTATTAGCACGGTAGTTATTATAATTAGTAGCTTAACCATACTGTTAGCTAAAAGCGCACTTAAAAAAGGTAATAGGAATGCAACGACTATGTGGTTGCTTGCAACTCTAGTTTTAGGAGTTGTTTTTATTTTTAATCAGTTTTCTGGTTTTCAACAAATAATAAATTTAGGATATAATTTTACAGGGCCAACAAGCAATGTAACGATGTCTTATATTTATTTAATCGCGGTGGTTCATATTTTACATGTTGTGGTAGGGCTTATTTGTTTGCTGGTTGTAATTTATAATCATTTTAAACTACGTTATAGCGCAACTCAAATGCTAGGCTTTGAGCTGGCTTCAACGTTTTGGCATTTTATTGATATTCTGTGGGTGTATCTCTTTTTGTTCTTATATTTTGTAAGATAA
- a CDS encoding cytochrome c oxidase subunit 3, producing the protein MSTTVATTEIAGKTWAGGNEPLKASYGKMMMWFFIVSDALTFSAFLAAYGFSRFKFMDAWPIADEVFTHVPFLHGQELPMIYVAFMTFILIMSSVTMVLAVDAGHHLNKAKVTIYMFLTIIGGLIFVGSQAWEWATFIKGDFGAVQTKGGNILQFVDTDGHRVALRDFVVANEKERVQHESRKGIWYLSEGTLPTYTIDEVIHGLEAHPNVLVRTQLLNEEGEKTVLSREASLAKLKKDGKLVVEGANLHVNEYGSPLFADFFFFITGFHGFHVFSGVVLNIIIFFNVVLGTYEKRKSYEMVEKVGLYWHFVDLVWVFVFTFFYLV; encoded by the coding sequence ATGAGTACTACAGTTGCAACTACTGAAATAGCAGGTAAAACTTGGGCGGGAGGTAACGAACCTTTAAAAGCAAGTTACGGTAAGATGATGATGTGGTTTTTCATCGTTTCTGATGCTTTAACGTTTTCTGCGTTTTTAGCTGCCTACGGATTTTCTAGATTTAAATTTATGGATGCGTGGCCTATAGCTGATGAAGTTTTTACCCACGTTCCTTTTTTACACGGACAAGAGCTACCAATGATTTATGTGGCTTTTATGACATTTATTCTTATTATGTCTTCTGTAACAATGGTTTTAGCTGTTGACGCTGGTCATCATTTAAATAAAGCAAAGGTTACTATTTATATGTTTTTAACCATTATTGGTGGTTTAATTTTCGTTGGTTCTCAGGCTTGGGAATGGGCAACTTTCATTAAAGGTGATTTTGGAGCTGTACAAACAAAAGGTGGAAACATTTTACAGTTTGTTGATACAGATGGTCACCGAGTAGCTTTACGTGACTTTGTGGTTGCTAATGAAAAAGAGCGTGTTCAACATGAAAGCAGAAAAGGTATCTGGTATTTAAGTGAAGGTACGTTGCCAACATATACCATAGATGAAGTTATTCATGGTTTAGAGGCGCATCCAAATGTTTTGGTTAGAACCCAATTACTTAATGAAGAAGGCGAGAAAACAGTATTGTCTAGAGAAGCTTCTTTAGCTAAACTTAAAAAAGATGGAAAATTAGTTGTTGAAGGAGCTAATTTACATGTAAATGAATATGGTTCGCCATTATTTGCAGACTTCTTTTTCTTTATTACTGGTTTTCACGGATTTCACGTATTTTCTGGAGTTGTACTTAATATCATTATTTTCTTTAATGTAGTTTTAGGAACTTACGAGAAAAGAAAAAGCTACGAAATGGTAGAAAAAGTTGGTTTATACTGGCACTTTGTAGATTTAGTTTGGGTATTTGTATTTACATTCTTCTACCTAGTATAA
- a CDS encoding cytochrome C oxidase subunit IV family protein, with product MAHEHKLEIFRGTLKFKSNTQKIWGVLIFLSIVTSVEVVLGIYKADLPSFFSDHILGMKVLNWIFIILTLVKAYYITWDFMHMRDETTGLKRAVVWTAIFLILYLVFILLQEGGYVFRVYDDGFIKRDF from the coding sequence ATGGCACACGAACATAAATTAGAAATATTTAGAGGTACATTAAAGTTTAAATCGAATACTCAAAAAATTTGGGGTGTTTTAATCTTTTTAAGTATTGTTACAAGCGTAGAAGTTGTATTAGGTATTTATAAAGCCGATTTACCTTCTTTCTTCTCTGATCACATTTTAGGGATGAAAGTTTTAAACTGGATTTTTATTATTCTTACTTTAGTAAAAGCTTATTATATTACTTGGGATTTCATGCACATGCGTGATGAGACTACTGGTTTAAAACGTGCTGTAGTTTGGACAGCTATCTTCTTAATTCTTTATTTAGTATTTATTTTACTGCAAGAAGGTGGTTATGTATTTAGAGTTTATGATGATGGATTTATTAAAAGAGACTTTTAA
- a CDS encoding SCO family protein, with the protein MKKNNYSYIGIAFTILVFGIIFVPKIVDRITNNDITRNESRSDFANKNGVESDLAFIKINGEAKKVPLFSFTDQNGKLITNKDYEGIVYVVEFFFTTCPTICPRMNANLIQIQNTFKDFDNFGVASFTINPAYDTQEVLKAYAEQYGVTNPNWHLMTGDKDAIYKLSNEGFNLYSAQAEEVAGGFEHSGNFALIDKNGFIRSRKDQYGNPIIYYRGIASESEKMDDDGEVEQISALKEDIKKLLNE; encoded by the coding sequence ATGAAAAAGAATAATTATTCATACATAGGCATAGCTTTTACCATCTTGGTTTTTGGAATTATTTTCGTTCCAAAAATTGTCGATCGTATTACTAATAATGATATTACCAGAAATGAAAGCCGAAGCGATTTTGCTAACAAAAACGGTGTAGAATCAGATTTAGCTTTTATTAAAATTAATGGGGAAGCTAAAAAAGTGCCTCTATTTTCATTTACCGATCAAAACGGTAAACTCATAACAAATAAAGATTATGAAGGTATAGTGTATGTTGTAGAATTCTTTTTTACAACGTGTCCGACCATTTGCCCTAGAATGAATGCGAATTTAATACAGATACAAAATACCTTTAAAGATTTTGATAATTTTGGTGTTGCGTCTTTCACTATTAATCCTGCGTACGATACCCAAGAGGTTTTGAAAGCTTATGCCGAACAATATGGTGTAACAAATCCAAATTGGCATTTAATGACAGGCGATAAAGATGCTATTTATAAATTATCTAACGAAGGTTTTAATTTGTACTCAGCTCAAGCCGAAGAAGTAGCTGGTGGGTTTGAGCATTCTGGTAATTTTGCCTTAATAGATAAAAACGGTTTTATACGCTCAAGAAAAGACCAGTACGGAAATCCAATTATTTATTATAGAGGTATTGCTTCAGAATCTGAAAAAATGGACGACGATGGTGAAGTGGAACAAATAAGTGCTTTAAAAGAAGATATTAAAAAGTTATTAAATGAGTAA
- a CDS encoding DUF420 domain-containing protein, with amino-acid sequence MSKLNQVSDDKKYNKLIVILSVAIPIVVAILFRVRIPNVEPLSFLPPIYATINGITALLLLIAFWAIKNKKIVLHENLMTTSLWCSVMFLVMYVAYHMTSDSTAFGGEGVIKYVYYFILTTHILLSVVIIPFVLITYVRAITNNIEKHKKIARITFPLWLYVAVTGVVVYLMISPYYS; translated from the coding sequence ATGAGTAAGTTAAATCAAGTTTCAGACGATAAAAAGTACAATAAATTAATAGTAATTTTATCGGTTGCTATTCCTATTGTAGTGGCTATTTTATTTCGAGTTAGAATTCCTAACGTAGAACCATTATCTTTTTTACCTCCAATATATGCCACCATAAATGGTATAACAGCCTTGCTTTTATTGATAGCATTTTGGGCTATTAAAAATAAAAAAATAGTATTACACGAAAATTTAATGACAACCTCCTTATGGTGTTCGGTGATGTTTTTGGTTATGTATGTGGCATATCACATGACAAGCGATTCCACAGCTTTTGGTGGTGAAGGTGTTATTAAATATGTGTATTATTTTATTTTAACTACACATATTTTATTATCGGTCGTTATCATTCCTTTTGTTTTAATAACCTATGTAAGAGCGATTACAAATAATATTGAAAAACATAAAAAAATAGCACGTATTACATTTCCTTTATGGTTGTATGTTGCTGTTACAGGTGTTGTAGTTTACTTAATGATTTCTCCGTATTATAGTTAA
- a CDS encoding membrane protein, with the protein MKFKMASIILACVCFLETNAQCAMCRAVLESSEGKTAAEGINDGIVYLMAIPYILVAGIIFFIYKKFNTLKK; encoded by the coding sequence ATGAAGTTTAAAATGGCGTCTATTATATTAGCTTGTGTTTGTTTTTTAGAAACAAATGCACAATGCGCTATGTGTCGTGCTGTTTTAGAAAGCTCTGAAGGAAAAACTGCAGCAGAGGGTATAAATGATGGTATTGTATATCTTATGGCGATTCCATATATACTAGTTGCGGGAATAATATTCTTTATTTATAAGAAATTCAATACGTTAAAAAAATAA
- a CDS encoding ABC transporter ATP-binding protein encodes MLEIRKLHKSYPIGNSSLHVLKGIDLSVKEGEMVAIMGSSGSGKSTLLNIIGMLDEADEGDYILDGLPIKNLTEKKAAIYRNKFLGFIFQSFNLINYKNALENVALPLYYQGMKRNQRLELAMYHLEKVSLSNWAHHLPKELSGGQKQRVAIARALAANPKLLLADEPTGALDTKTSHEIMAFIQQLNDEGKTILMVTHEEDIANMCKRIVRLKDGVIMEDKVVNQIRAEQYV; translated from the coding sequence ATGTTAGAAATTCGAAAATTACACAAATCCTATCCCATAGGAAATTCCAGTTTGCATGTTTTAAAAGGTATTGATCTTTCGGTGAAAGAAGGAGAAATGGTTGCTATTATGGGGTCTTCGGGCTCTGGGAAATCGACATTATTAAACATTATTGGCATGTTAGATGAAGCAGACGAAGGCGATTATATTTTAGATGGTTTACCCATTAAAAATCTTACCGAAAAAAAAGCAGCTATTTACAGAAACAAATTTCTTGGTTTTATTTTTCAATCTTTCAATTTAATAAATTACAAAAACGCCTTAGAAAATGTAGCACTTCCTTTGTATTATCAAGGCATGAAACGGAATCAGCGACTAGAGTTGGCTATGTACCATTTAGAAAAGGTTAGTTTATCAAATTGGGCACATCACTTGCCAAAAGAACTATCTGGGGGTCAAAAACAACGTGTGGCGATCGCAAGAGCATTAGCTGCTAATCCGAAATTACTTTTAGCCGATGAGCCTACTGGAGCACTAGATACAAAGACTTCTCACGAAATCATGGCTTTTATTCAACAGTTAAATGACGAAGGAAAAACTATTTTAATGGTAACTCATGAAGAAGACATTGCGAATATGTGCAAGCGTATTGTGCGTTTAAAAGATGGTGTTATTATGGAAGATAAAGTAGTAAACCAAATAAGAGCCGAGCAATATGTTTGA
- a CDS encoding ABC transporter permease has protein sequence MFDLDLWREIFQSINKNRTRSLLSGFTVAFAILLFAILFGIANGLKNTFKEAFGTDANNSIRIYAGRTTKAYKGLQIGRQIQFKNEDRDFILDEFGDKVQYITSKVNKSVNASYKGEKNTYEVRGVYPEYMYIENNKIKDGRYINQGDIVNRTKIVVIGKKVETDLFFKENPLGKYINLSGIQYKIVGVFTDDEGESEESVIYMPISTTQFIYGNNDFVDMMHLTYNPSMNSDQALAFGNSITTKLKQKFSVAESDQRAIRLFNMAQGTKQVDIMTASLTGIILVIGFGTLIAGIVGISNIMIFIVKERTKEIGIRKALGASPASIVSIILLESIIITAIAGYVGLLIGVGVLELIGPSLETYFIKDPGVSNSLVVGATITLIISGAIAGYLPAKKASQIKPIIALRND, from the coding sequence ATGTTTGATTTAGACCTTTGGCGCGAAATATTCCAAAGCATTAATAAAAACCGTACCAGAAGTTTATTGTCTGGGTTTACGGTTGCGTTTGCTATTTTATTATTTGCCATTCTTTTTGGTATTGCCAATGGTTTAAAAAATACTTTTAAAGAAGCCTTTGGTACCGATGCTAATAACTCCATAAGAATTTATGCCGGAAGAACCACCAAAGCTTATAAAGGACTTCAAATAGGCAGACAAATTCAGTTTAAAAATGAAGACAGAGATTTTATTTTAGATGAGTTTGGAGATAAAGTACAATACATAACATCTAAGGTTAATAAAAGTGTCAATGCATCCTATAAAGGTGAAAAAAACACCTACGAAGTTCGTGGCGTTTATCCTGAATATATGTATATCGAAAACAATAAAATAAAGGATGGGCGCTACATAAACCAGGGAGATATTGTGAACCGTACTAAAATCGTTGTTATTGGTAAAAAGGTTGAAACCGATTTATTTTTTAAGGAAAATCCCCTTGGTAAATATATAAATCTTAGTGGAATTCAATATAAAATTGTGGGCGTTTTTACAGACGATGAAGGTGAAAGCGAAGAAAGTGTTATATACATGCCTATTAGTACGACACAATTTATATATGGCAATAATGATTTTGTCGATATGATGCACCTAACGTATAATCCTAGTATGAATTCAGACCAAGCTTTAGCCTTTGGAAATTCTATTACAACCAAGTTAAAGCAAAAATTCTCGGTGGCAGAGAGCGACCAACGTGCCATCAGGCTTTTTAATATGGCACAAGGCACTAAGCAAGTCGATATCATGACTGCCAGTTTAACGGGTATTATACTCGTTATTGGTTTTGGAACCCTAATCGCTGGCATTGTTGGTATTAGTAATATCATGATTTTTATAGTTAAAGAACGTACCAAAGAAATTGGTATTAGAAAGGCATTAGGGGCATCGCCAGCATCTATAGTTTCAATTATTTTATTAGAATCTATTATCATAACAGCTATCGCCGGTTATGTTGGTTTGCTTATAGGTGTTGGTGTATTAGAGTTAATAGGGCCTAGTTTAGAAACCTATTTCATAAAGGACCCGGGTGTAAGTAATAGTTTAGTTGTTGGTGCTACCATCACCCTCATTATATCGGGAGCCATTGCAGGTTATTTACCAGCTAAAAAAGCGTCTCAAATTAAACCCATAATAGCCTTAAGAAACGATTAA
- a CDS encoding ABC transporter permease, which yields MFKFLFDKDTWQEVFDSLSKNKLRTILTMVGVWWGILLLIGLLGSARGLENSFNRLFGDFATNSVFIWGQSTSMPFKGFQEGREVKLTLSNAKKIEENVEGIEFVLPRSQKSVVATRNFLSSGLSMAGDYPLLDQLQKKKLINGRFINQNDIDNNKKVVVISEDAYKQLFEKDENAIGKYIDINGINFTVVGVFEVGNINMGPSQDMHIPFTTFQQIYNRGDRIGWLMITGRQEYNIKQIETDAKLLLKNLNNIHPEDNRAFGSFNLGKEFAKITGFLTGMQFLTWFVGIATLIAGVFAIGNILLITVKERTKEIGVRRALGATPFEIKRQIVVEAVFLTLVAGLFGIITGGWILIAIDHFFGQGPEAAIVNASVSILVVFIALFILVILGTLIGLIPAFKATSIKPIEALREE from the coding sequence ATGTTTAAATTTTTATTTGATAAAGATACATGGCAAGAGGTTTTTGATAGTTTAAGCAAAAATAAGCTTAGAACTATTTTAACCATGGTTGGTGTTTGGTGGGGTATTTTATTACTTATTGGATTATTGGGTTCTGCAAGAGGTTTAGAAAACTCATTTAACAGATTGTTTGGCGATTTTGCTACAAATAGTGTTTTTATTTGGGGACAAAGCACCAGTATGCCGTTTAAGGGCTTTCAAGAAGGACGAGAGGTTAAACTAACACTTTCTAATGCTAAAAAAATAGAAGAAAACGTTGAAGGCATTGAATTTGTTTTACCAAGAAGTCAAAAAAGTGTCGTTGCTACACGAAATTTTTTATCATCTGGACTTAGTATGGCAGGCGATTATCCGCTTCTAGATCAACTACAAAAGAAAAAATTAATAAATGGCAGATTTATCAATCAAAACGATATTGATAACAATAAAAAAGTTGTTGTTATTTCAGAAGATGCTTATAAACAACTATTTGAAAAAGATGAAAATGCTATTGGTAAGTACATAGACATTAACGGGATTAATTTCACCGTTGTAGGTGTTTTTGAAGTTGGCAACATTAATATGGGACCTTCTCAAGATATGCACATACCATTTACTACGTTTCAGCAAATTTACAACAGAGGCGATAGGATTGGATGGCTCATGATAACAGGAAGACAAGAATACAACATCAAACAAATAGAAACCGATGCCAAATTGTTGCTTAAAAATTTAAATAATATTCATCCTGAAGATAACCGAGCCTTTGGTAGTTTTAATTTAGGTAAAGAATTTGCGAAAATAACAGGCTTTTTAACCGGAATGCAGTTTTTAACATGGTTTGTAGGTATTGCAACCCTAATCGCCGGAGTTTTTGCCATAGGAAATATTCTTTTAATAACCGTTAAAGAACGTACCAAGGAAATAGGTGTGAGACGTGCCTTAGGAGCAACGCCGTTTGAAATTAAACGTCAAATTGTAGTTGAAGCCGTTTTTTTAACCTTAGTGGCTGGGCTCTTTGGTATTATAACAGGCGGATGGATTTTAATAGCCATCGATCATTTTTTTGGTCAAGGGCCAGAGGCAGCCATCGTTAATGCGTCTGTCTCCATTTTAGTGGTGTTTATCGCATTATTTATATTAGTCATTTTAGGAACTTTAATTGGGTTAATACCTGCATTTAAAGCCACAAGCATAAAACCAATAGAAGCATTAAGAGAAGAATAA
- a CDS encoding efflux RND transporter periplasmic adaptor subunit, translating to MKKSVKIILGIVFLILLLVVLKYFKDSNSKSIEDFKVEEPFYTSINSKVVATGKLNPEEEIELKPQISGIVDKIFVEEGDVVKKGDLIAKIRVVPNEQSMASAKSRIASSNLSYKNAETLYKRNKALFEKGVISQQDFENSELSFNQARETLNQAQNDYQIIKQGSLSGGSSANTNIVAQIQGTILEIPVREGDQVIESNNFNAGTTIATIADMSLMIFEGKVDEAEVGKIKEGKEIKVVLGAISGQDFPAKLTFIAPKGVEENGAVQFTIKADVKVETAKNIRAGYSANAEIEIEAKDSVLAIREALLQYNRITEKPFVEIQEGDGKYKKVDVELGLSDGINVEITEGVKKGDKIKVWNKASEDDDKNENN from the coding sequence ATGAAAAAATCAGTTAAAATTATTTTAGGAATCGTCTTTTTAATTCTACTGTTAGTAGTATTGAAATATTTTAAAGATTCTAATTCTAAATCTATAGAAGATTTTAAAGTTGAAGAACCATTTTACACTTCAATAAATTCCAAAGTGGTTGCAACAGGAAAATTAAATCCAGAAGAAGAGATTGAATTAAAACCACAAATTTCGGGGATTGTAGATAAAATTTTTGTTGAAGAAGGCGATGTAGTTAAAAAAGGCGATTTAATAGCTAAAATTAGAGTAGTGCCTAACGAACAAAGCATGGCAAGTGCAAAAAGTAGAATAGCCTCGTCTAATTTATCGTATAAAAATGCCGAAACACTATATAAAAGAAATAAAGCATTGTTTGAAAAAGGGGTTATTTCACAACAAGATTTCGAAAACAGCGAGTTATCTTTTAATCAAGCAAGAGAAACTTTAAATCAGGCACAAAACGATTATCAAATTATTAAGCAGGGGTCTTTATCTGGCGGAAGTTCGGCAAATACCAACATTGTCGCTCAAATACAGGGAACTATTTTAGAGATTCCTGTGCGTGAGGGCGACCAGGTAATTGAAAGTAATAATTTTAATGCAGGAACCACTATTGCTACCATTGCAGATATGAGTTTGATGATTTTTGAAGGAAAAGTTGATGAAGCCGAAGTTGGTAAAATTAAAGAAGGTAAAGAAATTAAAGTTGTTTTGGGTGCCATTTCCGGACAAGATTTTCCAGCAAAATTAACCTTTATAGCTCCTAAAGGTGTCGAAGAAAATGGCGCCGTACAGTTTACAATTAAAGCCGATGTAAAAGTTGAAACAGCAAAAAATATCCGAGCGGGTTACAGTGCCAATGCCGAGATAGAAATTGAAGCGAAAGACAGCGTTCTTGCTATTCGTGAGGCATTATTGCAGTACAATAGAATTACCGAAAAACCTTTTGTTGAAATTCAAGAAGGTGATGGAAAATATAAAAAAGTGGATGTCGAGTTGGGTCTGTCTGATGGTATAAATGTTGAAATTACTGAAGGTGTTAAAAAAGGAGACAAAATAAAAGTTTGGAATAAGGCCTCTGAAGACGACGATAAAAATGAAAATAATTAG
- a CDS encoding TolC family protein, with amino-acid sequence MKQFLIMILCISASLQAQENIWTLEACVNHALENNITIKRAENTLLSNEQDVIASRGNFLPSLGANVSQSLSLGQSEVFAGNFVNRTFHSTNASINVSQSVFNGFRNTYLYKQSQLNLETNTLELQRIKDDISLNVVNAYLNVLFNKENLETAKFQYEFSKKQLEQVKSLVDAGVQPRANIYDTEATLSNDAQNLTVAENNVNLALLTLSQLLQVPFEGFDVKLIEVDSPSEAILYNNVKPVLEYALQNRNEVKVAEKQVENAEIGTQISKSGYMPSVSFGYGFNSGANFSNLTNSASFFSQINENKGHSFNLGVNIPIFSRFQNKTAVAKSKVQEANSKLNLEQAKLDLESNIQRAFTDAQAAFKTFDASKKSLAAQELAFKNSTERYNIGSMTSFDLDQARVRLINAQSSLIKAKYDFVFKTKVLDFYMGKSLTN; translated from the coding sequence ATGAAACAATTTTTAATAATGATACTATGCATTAGCGCTAGCCTTCAAGCTCAAGAAAATATTTGGACATTAGAAGCCTGTGTGAATCATGCGTTAGAAAACAACATAACCATTAAAAGAGCCGAAAATACTTTGCTAAGTAATGAACAAGATGTTATTGCATCTCGAGGTAATTTTTTACCATCGTTAGGAGCAAATGTATCGCAGTCGCTTAGTTTAGGTCAGTCTGAAGTCTTTGCTGGAAATTTTGTAAACAGAACATTTCACTCAACAAATGCCAGTATTAACGTGTCTCAAAGTGTTTTTAACGGATTTAGAAATACGTATCTATACAAGCAATCTCAGTTAAATTTAGAAACCAATACGCTCGAATTACAACGTATTAAAGACGATATTTCCTTAAATGTTGTAAATGCTTATTTAAACGTTTTGTTTAATAAAGAAAACCTGGAAACAGCTAAATTTCAATATGAGTTCAGCAAAAAACAGCTGGAACAAGTTAAAAGTTTAGTGGATGCTGGCGTACAACCTAGAGCCAATATTTACGATACCGAAGCAACCTTGAGTAATGATGCACAAAATCTAACAGTTGCCGAGAACAACGTTAATTTAGCGCTGCTTACCTTATCTCAATTATTACAAGTTCCTTTTGAAGGTTTCGATGTGAAACTTATAGAAGTAGACAGCCCATCTGAAGCCATTTTATATAACAATGTAAAACCCGTTTTAGAGTATGCTTTACAAAACAGAAACGAGGTTAAAGTAGCCGAAAAGCAGGTAGAAAATGCCGAAATTGGTACGCAAATATCAAAATCTGGGTATATGCCATCTGTGTCTTTTGGTTACGGATTTAACTCGGGAGCAAATTTTTCAAATCTTACTAATTCTGCTTCATTTTTTAGTCAGATTAACGAAAATAAAGGACATAGTTTTAATCTGGGTGTCAATATTCCTATTTTCTCCAGATTTCAAAATAAAACAGCCGTAGCAAAATCTAAAGTTCAAGAAGCTAATAGTAAACTTAATTTAGAACAGGCGAAATTAGATTTAGAATCTAATATTCAACGTGCTTTTACCGATGCACAAGCTGCTTTTAAAACTTTCGATGCTTCTAAAAAATCGTTAGCAGCACAGGAATTAGCATTTAAAAATTCAACAGAGCGCTATAACATTGGTAGTATGACGTCTTTTGATTTAGATCAGGCGAGGGTTCGACTTATAAATGCTCAGTCTTCTTTAATTAAAGCGAAGTATGATTTTGTTTTTAAGACAAAAGTTTTAGACTTTTACATGGGAAAATCTTTAACTAATTAA